In Kitasatospora sp. NBC_00240, the following are encoded in one genomic region:
- a CDS encoding RDD family protein, whose product MSYPPDPNNPYGQQAPQPGYGYPQQQPQQPGYGYPQQPPAGYGIPQQPGYGHAAYVQPFYAGWGSRVAAYLIDGLIVGVPAGILYGIGAAMTVGSLDCSTDSYGVTTCDGGGVSGGGVALMVLGALISFAAGLWLIAQEGKTGQTPGKKMVNIRVVREADGQPLGFGMAFVRKLCHAIDGLPCYVGFLWPLWDAKKQTFADKIMSSVVVKSS is encoded by the coding sequence ATGAGCTACCCGCCCGACCCCAACAACCCCTACGGCCAGCAGGCCCCGCAGCCCGGCTACGGCTACCCCCAGCAGCAGCCGCAGCAGCCCGGCTACGGCTACCCCCAGCAGCCGCCGGCCGGCTACGGCATCCCGCAGCAGCCCGGCTACGGCCACGCTGCCTACGTGCAGCCGTTCTACGCCGGCTGGGGCTCGCGGGTCGCGGCGTACCTGATCGACGGTCTGATCGTCGGTGTTCCGGCGGGCATCCTCTACGGCATCGGTGCGGCGATGACCGTGGGCAGCCTCGACTGCTCCACCGACTCGTACGGCGTGACGACCTGTGACGGCGGGGGTGTCAGCGGCGGCGGCGTCGCGCTGATGGTTCTCGGCGCGCTGATCAGCTTCGCCGCCGGCCTGTGGCTGATCGCCCAGGAGGGCAAGACCGGCCAGACCCCCGGCAAGAAGATGGTCAACATCCGGGTGGTCCGCGAGGCGGACGGCCAGCCGCTCGGCTTCGGCATGGCGTTCGTGCGCAAGCTCTGCCACGCCATCGACGGCCTGCCTTGCTACGTCGGCTTCCTGTGGCCGCTCTGGGACGCCAAGAAGCAGACCTTCGCGGACAAGATCATGAGCAGTGTCGTGGTCAAGTCCTCCTGA
- a CDS encoding bifunctional methylenetetrahydrofolate dehydrogenase/methenyltetrahydrofolate cyclohydrolase has product MTAQILDGKATAAAIKSELSVRVAALKERGIVPGLGTVLVGDDPGSRWYVNGKHKDCAEVGIASIQRELPATATQQDVEDVVRELNADPACTGYIVQLPLPKGLDQNPVLELMDPDKDADGLHPTSLGRLALGIQGPLPCTPLGIVELLRRHGVEINGAEVVVLGRGVTVGRSIGLLLTRKSENATVTLCHTGTRDLAYHLRKADIVIAAAGVPHLVKPEDVKPGAAVLDVGVSRSEGKIVGDVHPGVAEVAGWISPNPGGVGPMTRAMLLNNIVEAAERRAGI; this is encoded by the coding sequence ATGACTGCCCAGATTCTCGACGGCAAGGCCACCGCTGCCGCGATCAAGTCCGAACTGTCCGTCCGCGTGGCGGCTCTCAAGGAGCGGGGCATCGTCCCCGGTCTCGGTACCGTCCTGGTCGGCGACGACCCGGGCAGCCGCTGGTACGTCAACGGCAAGCACAAGGACTGCGCCGAGGTGGGGATCGCCTCGATCCAGCGCGAACTGCCCGCCACCGCCACCCAGCAGGACGTCGAGGACGTCGTCCGCGAGCTCAACGCCGACCCCGCCTGCACCGGCTACATCGTCCAGCTCCCGCTGCCCAAGGGCCTGGACCAGAACCCCGTCCTGGAGCTGATGGACCCGGACAAGGACGCCGACGGCCTGCACCCGACCTCGCTCGGCCGGCTCGCCCTCGGCATCCAGGGCCCGCTGCCCTGCACCCCCCTCGGCATCGTCGAGCTGCTGCGCCGTCACGGCGTGGAGATCAACGGCGCCGAGGTGGTCGTCCTCGGCCGCGGTGTGACGGTCGGCCGCTCGATCGGCCTGCTGCTCACCCGCAAGAGCGAGAACGCCACCGTCACCCTGTGCCACACCGGCACCCGTGACCTGGCCTACCACCTGCGCAAGGCCGACATCGTCATCGCCGCCGCCGGGGTGCCCCACCTGGTCAAGCCGGAGGACGTCAAGCCGGGCGCGGCCGTGCTGGACGTCGGCGTCAGCCGCAGCGAGGGCAAGATCGTCGGCGACGTGCACCCCGGTGTCGCCGAGGTGGCCGGCTGGATCTCGCCGAACCCCGGCGGTGTCGGCCCGATGACCCGCGCCATGCTGCTCAACA
- the purN gene encoding phosphoribosylglycinamide formyltransferase — protein sequence MASAKVFPPRTPGPARLVVLVSGSGTNLQALIDAAADPAYGARILAVGADRDGIAGLERAERAGLPTFVHRVKDFPARDGWDRALTEAVAEHRPDLVVTAGFMKILGPEFVAAFAGRIVNTHPALLPAFPGAHGVTDALAYGVKVTGCTVHLVDAGVDTGPIIAQGVVEVTDADHADGGDALHERIKTVERQLLVEVVGRLAREGHRIEDRKVWIPA from the coding sequence GTGGCCTCCGCCAAAGTGTTCCCGCCCCGTACGCCCGGCCCCGCCCGTCTGGTGGTCCTGGTCTCCGGTTCCGGCACCAACCTGCAGGCCCTGATCGACGCGGCCGCCGACCCCGCGTACGGCGCGCGGATCCTCGCCGTCGGCGCGGACCGGGACGGCATCGCGGGCCTGGAACGCGCCGAGCGCGCCGGCCTGCCGACCTTCGTCCACCGGGTCAAGGACTTCCCCGCCCGGGACGGCTGGGACCGCGCCCTCACCGAGGCCGTCGCGGAGCACCGGCCCGACCTGGTGGTCACCGCCGGCTTCATGAAGATCCTCGGCCCGGAGTTCGTCGCCGCCTTCGCCGGCCGGATCGTCAACACCCACCCCGCACTGCTGCCCGCCTTCCCCGGCGCCCACGGCGTCACCGACGCGCTCGCGTACGGCGTGAAGGTCACCGGCTGCACCGTCCACCTGGTCGACGCCGGGGTGGACACCGGGCCGATCATCGCGCAGGGCGTCGTGGAGGTCACCGACGCCGACCATGCCGATGGCGGCGACGCGCTGCACGAGCGCATCAAGACTGTCGAGCGCCAGTTGCTCGTCGAGGTCGTGGGCCGGCTGGCCCGCGAAGGCCACCGTATTGAAGACCGAAAGGTATGGATCCCGGCATGA
- the purH gene encoding bifunctional phosphoribosylaminoimidazolecarboxamide formyltransferase/IMP cyclohydrolase — MSAAASTTPLVSEDVRPIRRALVSVYDKTGLEELAQGLHAAGVELVSTGSTAGRIAAAGVPVTEVSELTGFPECLDGRVKTLHPRVHAGVLADLRLESHRAQLAELGVEPFDLVVVNLYPFKATVASGATPDECVEQIDIGGPSMVRAAAKNHPSVAVVVDPARYTDVLAAVASGGFDLATRKRLAGAAFAHTAAYDVAVASWFEAGYAPSDATFPEFLGATWERQNVLRYGENPHQGAALYSDGTGGLAGAEQLHGKEMSYNNYVDTDAARRAAYDHAEPAVAIIKHANPCGIATGADVAEAHRKAHECDPVSAYGGVIAVNRPVTVALAEQIAPIFTEVVVAPAYEDGAVEVLARKKNIRVLRAPEAPAGRQEVRPVSGGVLLQETDRIHAEGDDPSTWTLAAGDALSAEELAELAFAWRACRAVKSNAILLAKDGASVGVGMGQVNRVDSAKLAVERAGERAKGSYAASDAFFPFADGLQILIGGGIKAVVQPGGSIRDEEVVAAATEAGVTMYLTGTRHFFH; from the coding sequence ATGAGCGCCGCCGCCAGCACCACGCCGCTTGTCTCCGAAGACGTCCGCCCGATTCGCCGCGCCCTGGTCAGCGTCTACGACAAGACCGGCCTGGAGGAGCTGGCCCAGGGCCTGCACGCCGCCGGGGTCGAGCTGGTCTCGACCGGCTCGACCGCCGGCCGGATCGCCGCCGCGGGCGTCCCGGTGACCGAGGTCTCCGAACTCACCGGGTTCCCCGAGTGCCTCGACGGGCGCGTGAAGACGCTGCACCCCCGCGTGCACGCCGGTGTCCTCGCCGACCTGCGGCTGGAGTCGCACCGCGCGCAGCTCGCCGAGCTGGGTGTCGAGCCCTTCGACCTGGTCGTGGTGAACCTCTACCCGTTCAAGGCCACCGTCGCCTCGGGCGCCACCCCCGACGAGTGCGTCGAGCAGATCGACATCGGCGGCCCGAGCATGGTGCGCGCCGCCGCTAAGAACCACCCGTCGGTGGCCGTCGTGGTCGACCCGGCCCGCTACACCGACGTGCTGGCCGCCGTGGCCTCCGGCGGTTTCGACCTGGCCACCCGCAAGCGCCTGGCCGGTGCCGCGTTCGCGCACACCGCCGCCTACGACGTCGCGGTCGCCTCCTGGTTCGAGGCCGGCTACGCGCCGAGCGACGCGACCTTCCCCGAGTTCCTGGGCGCCACCTGGGAGCGTCAGAACGTGCTCCGGTACGGCGAGAACCCGCACCAGGGTGCCGCGCTGTACAGCGACGGCACCGGCGGCCTGGCCGGCGCCGAGCAGCTGCACGGCAAGGAGATGTCGTACAACAACTACGTCGACACCGACGCCGCCCGCCGCGCCGCCTACGACCACGCCGAGCCGGCCGTCGCGATCATCAAGCACGCCAACCCGTGCGGCATCGCGACCGGCGCGGACGTCGCCGAGGCGCACCGCAAGGCGCACGAGTGCGACCCGGTCTCCGCGTACGGCGGCGTGATCGCGGTCAACCGCCCGGTCACCGTGGCGCTGGCCGAGCAGATCGCCCCGATCTTCACCGAGGTCGTGGTGGCGCCGGCGTACGAGGACGGCGCGGTCGAGGTGCTGGCCCGTAAGAAGAACATCCGGGTGCTGCGCGCCCCCGAGGCGCCGGCCGGCCGCCAGGAGGTCCGCCCGGTCTCCGGCGGCGTGCTGCTGCAGGAGACCGACCGCATCCACGCCGAGGGCGACGACCCGTCGACCTGGACGCTGGCCGCCGGTGACGCCCTGTCGGCGGAGGAGCTGGCCGAGCTGGCCTTCGCCTGGCGGGCCTGCCGGGCCGTCAAGTCCAACGCGATCCTGCTGGCCAAGGACGGCGCCTCGGTCGGCGTCGGCATGGGCCAGGTCAACCGGGTGGACTCGGCCAAGCTCGCGGTCGAGCGGGCCGGCGAGCGCGCCAAGGGCTCGTACGCCGCCTCGGACGCGTTCTTCCCGTTCGCGGACGGCCTGCAGATCCTGATCGGCGGCGGCATCAAGGCCGTCGTCCAGCCCGGTGGTTCGATCCGCGACGAGGAGGTCGTGGCCGCCGCGACCGAGGCCGGCGTGACGATGTACCTGACCGGGACCCGGCACTTCTTCCACTGA
- a CDS encoding DUF2752 domain-containing protein, producing the protein MTGLTVRWRRSAGSLPGSVLRMLLRGAAGAAAAVAAAGLHRAHDPGVLCPLRLVTGVPCPVCGSTTVFIEAGRGDWATALGANPVTVAAAVGLLFAPLGPGRWWSELPAGRRNTLIAAALAAAWVWQLERLGISRP; encoded by the coding sequence ATGACCGGACTGACGGTCCGTTGGCGGCGCAGCGCCGGCTCCCTGCCGGGCTCGGTGCTGCGGATGCTGCTGCGCGGGGCCGCCGGCGCGGCGGCCGCGGTGGCCGCGGCCGGACTGCACCGGGCGCACGATCCCGGTGTGCTCTGCCCGCTGCGGCTGGTCACCGGCGTCCCCTGCCCGGTCTGCGGGAGCACCACCGTCTTCATCGAGGCCGGCCGGGGCGACTGGGCGACCGCGCTCGGCGCCAACCCGGTGACGGTCGCCGCCGCCGTCGGCCTGCTGTTCGCCCCGCTCGGCCCCGGCCGCTGGTGGTCCGAGCTGCCCGCGGGCCGCCGGAACACCCTGATCGCCGCCGCCCTGGCCGCCGCCTGGGTGTGGCAGCTGGAGCGGCTGGGCATCTCCCGGCCCTGA